The segment AAAACCCGGCTGCCCCCAGTTCCTTTAAGGCGAAGCCGAAAAGGGGCAGCGGGGAAGAACCTTTCAGGAGGAAGGTTTCCAGGCCCATTCCCCCCAGGATCCCCGCCGCTTCCTCCGCCATCTCCTGGGCCAGGAAGCGGGTGTCGTGGGCCACCACCACCTGGGTTATCCCCTCTGCCTTAACCCTTTCGCCAAACCCTGCGGCCACCCGGGCCAACTGGGCGAAGGTGAACCCCTTGGCGATCTCTCCCAGGAAGCCATCTTGGGTAGGGTAGAGCTCCATGCCTTAAAGTCTACCCCGTGGTACACTCTCCCCCGTGGAGCCAGAGGGTCAGCGCATTTCCTCGAGGATGCAGGGGCCTCCAAGCAGCCATCTTGAAGACGAGCTCCTTCGCTCCCTGAACGAGGCCCAGCGCCAGGCGGTCTTGCACTTTGAGGGGCCAGCCCTGGTGGTGGCGGGAGCGGGCAGCGGCAAGACCCGCACCGTGGTCCACCGGGTGGCCTACCTCATCGCCAAGAGGGGCGTCTTCCCCTCGGAGATCCTGGCGGTCACCTTCACCAACAAGGCCGCCGAGGAGATGAAGGAGCGCCTTAGGCGCATGGTGAAGGGGGCGGGGGAGCTTTGGGTTTCCACCTTCCACTCCGCTGCCCTGCGCATCCTGAGGGTTTACGGGGAGAGGGTGGGGCTTAGGCCAGGGTTCGTGGTCTACGACGAGGACGACCAGACCGCCCTCCTCAGGGAGGTGTTGAAGGAACTTGGGCTTGCCGCCCGCCCCGGGCCCATCAAGGCCCTCTTGGATCGGGCCAAGAACCGGGGGGAGGCCCCCGAGTCCCTGCTTTCGGAGCTTCCCGAGTACTACGCGGGCTTGAGCCGGGGAAGGCTTTTGGATGTGCTGAAGCGCTACGAGGAGGCCCTTAGGGCCCAGGGGGCCTTGGACTTTGGGGACATCCTCCTTTACGCTCTGCGCCTCCTGGAAGGGGACCAGGAGGTCTTGAAGCGGGTCAGGAGGCGGGCCCGCTTCATCCACGTGGACGAGTACCAGGACACCAACCCCGTGCAGTACCGCTTCACCAAGCTTTTGGCGGGAGAGGAGGCCAACCTCATGGCCGTGGGGGACCCGGACCAGGGGATTTATTCCTTCCGCGCCGCGGACATCAAGAACATCCTGGAGTTCACCCGGGACTTCCCCGGGGCCAAGGTGTACCGCCTCGAGGAGAACTACCGCTCCACCGAGGCCATCCTGCGCTTTGCCAACGCCCTCATCGTGAACAATGCCTTGCGCCTGGAAAAGACTTTGAGGCCGGTGAAGCCTGGGGGGGAGCCCGTGCGCCTCTATAGGGCCAAGGATGCCCGGGATGAAGCCCGCTTCGTGGCCGAAGAGATCCTGCGTTTGGGCCCTCCCTTTGACCGGGTAGCGGTCCTCTACCGCACCAACGCCCAAAGCCGCCTCCTGGAGCAGGCCCTGGCCTCCCGGGGGGTTCCGGCCCGGGTGGTGGGTGGGGTGGGGTTCTTTGAACGGGCGGAGGTGAAGGACCTTCTGGCCTATGCCCGCCTCAGCCTGAACCCCCTGGACGCCGTGAGCCTCAAGCGGGTGCTGAACACCCCTCCCCGGGGCATCGGCCCCGCCACGGTGGAGAAGGTGGAGGCCCTCGCCAGGGAAAAGGGGCTTCCCCTCCTCGAGGCCCTCAAGGTGGCGGCAGAGGTTCTGCCCCGCCCTGCTCCCTTACGCCACTTCCTGGCCCTGATGGAGGAGCTCCAGGAACTGGCCTTTGGCCCTGCGGAAGGGTTTTTCCGCCACCTCCTCGAGGCCACGGATTACCCCGCTTACCTGCGGGAAGCTTATCCTGAGGATCACGAGGACCGCCTGGAGAACGTGGAGGAACTTCTCCGGGCGGCCAAGGAGGCGGAGGGTCTTATGGAGTTTCTGGACAAGGTGGCCCTTACCGCCCGGGCGGAGGAGCCGGGGGAGCCTTCGGGCAAGGTGGCCCTCATGACCCTGCACAACGCCAAGGGGTTGGAGTTTCCGGTGGTCTTCGTGGTGGGGGTGGAGGAGGGGTTATTGCCCCACCGCTCCTCCTTGAGCACCCTGGAGGGCCTCGAGGAGGAGCGCCGCCTCTTCTACGTGGGGGTGACCCGGGCCCAGGAAAGGCTTTACCTCTCCCATGCGGAGGAAAGGGAGGTGTATGGGCGCACCGAAGCTTCCCGGCCAAGCCGCTTCCTGGAGGAGGTGGACGGGGGGCTTTATGAGGAGTACGACCCTTACCGGGTTCCTGTCAAGGCCCCCCCGGCCCACCGGCCCAAACCCGGGGCCTTTAAGGGCGGGGAGAAGGTGGTTCACCCCCGTTTTGGTCCGGGCACGGTGGTGGCGGCCATGGGGGACGAGGTGACGGTGCACTTTGAGGGGGTGGGCCTGAAGCGGCTTTCCCTGAAGTATGCGGACCTGAGGCCCTTGGGGTGAAGCCATGCGGCCCGAGTACCACAGGACCCGTCCTTTGGCTTTTCTCTACCGGGCCCCTTCCCCCCTCTTTGACCGGCTGGTGGCGGAGGTGGCCACCGCCAGGCTTCCCCTTTTCCTTTATCCCGTGGAGGCCCAGGATCCCTTTGCCCTCCTCCCCTGCCTGGCTTCTCTGGGCCTGGCCGGGGCGGTGCTGGCGGAGGCCCTGCCCCCTCCCAAGGACTTAGCCCCAAGCCTTTCCCTGGAGGCGGAGGCCCGGGAGGCAGGGCTTTTGGACCTGGTGGTGCCCCGGGTGGGGGGCTTTTGGGGCAGTACACGGAAGGGATAGCCCTGGAGCGGTTTCTCTCCGCCCACTTCCCCGGGGCCAGGGGGCTATGGCTTGGGCCTTTACGGCTCTCCCTGGTCCCTTTTCTCAGGTCCCTGGGCCAGGTTTCCGTGGTGGCCGGGAGCTTTGCCGAAGGGGATAGCTTTCTGGCCCGCCTACCAGAAAGGGCCCGGGGGCACGTGGCCTTAAGGCCGGAGGAGGCCAAGGGCCTCTCCTTGAAGGCGGATGTCCTCCTTTATGCGGGAGGGCGGCTTAGCCTGGATTTGCTCCAGCCCTTCCACGCCCTGGTGGCCCTGGTACCGGTGGAGAAGGGGGTCTGGGAAAGGGTGCAGGTGGTCTACCCCCCGGAGGACCTTCTGGGCTATAGGGTGAGGGCGGTCCTCGAGGGGCTCGGCTACCCCCTTTGACGGGCCTCTCGGGCCAAAAGCCCCATGCTGAGGGCGATGAGGGCGAAGGCGATCAGGGCCTGCAAGGGGATGGGGAACTGGGGGATGTACTCCACCGAGCAGGGCACCGGGGGCTTGCAGGCCAGGGTGAAGAGGTCGGGGAACTTTTGCTCCAAGAGATGCAGGGCGCTGAGGCTTCCCCCGATGAGGGAAAGGGCCAGGCTGTAAGGCCAGACCCGGAGGTCCTGCCGCCATAAGGCTAGCCCTAAGATCACCGCTTGGGGGTACATGAAGATGCGCTGGTACCAGCAGAGTTCGCAGGGCAGGAAAAGCCGCACCTCGGAGTAGTACAGGCTTCCCAAGGTGGCCACCAGGGCCACCAACCAGGCGAAGGCGAGGAGAAGGGGAGCGCGGTTCATGGGGAGAGCATACCGTCTGCCCACTTCGGTGCCTAGGAGGAAGTCCTTTCTCAGGTAGCGCCTTCCTGCAGGTAGGCGGGCTTGGGGAAGGAGATTTTCACCGGCTGGCGGAAGGTGGCGTGGCTAAGAATCAATTCGCCTTTTTGCAAACGGGATATGTTGGCCTTGATGGCGGGGTCTAGGAAGCGATAGACGGGAGAGGAAAGCTCGGCGGAGCCGCTTCGCCCCAGGACCAAGGTGGAGGAGTTGCCCGCTACACGCTCGTGCACAGCGCTCATGAACTGCTCTGCTCCAAACAGGACCACCCCCAAGGACCGGCCCCGTTCAGCGATGTCCAGGACCTGTTCCAGGATTGGCGATTCCTTCTCTCGTGCAGGGGCGTACTTGTTGAGCTCGTCCACGAAGATGATGACCTTTTCCGGCAAATCCTCGCGCTCGCTACCCTCCTCCGCATAGAGGTTGTAGATGGTGCGCAGGATATCGCCAAAGACCAGGGTCTGCTCATCATCCGCCAAGCGGGCGATGTCCACCACAATGGTTTCCCCACCCCGGATCCTGGCGATTTCCTCGCTTAGGTTTTTGACGTGCTTTGGGCGCTGGGAAATGAAAATTCCTGTTTGACGGGTCTGGACGATGCGGCGGAGTAGCCGCCTAAACCGGGCTACAGATTGGGCGCGTA is part of the Thermus caldilimi genome and harbors:
- a CDS encoding ATP-dependent helicase, coding for MQGPPSSHLEDELLRSLNEAQRQAVLHFEGPALVVAGAGSGKTRTVVHRVAYLIAKRGVFPSEILAVTFTNKAAEEMKERLRRMVKGAGELWVSTFHSAALRILRVYGERVGLRPGFVVYDEDDQTALLREVLKELGLAARPGPIKALLDRAKNRGEAPESLLSELPEYYAGLSRGRLLDVLKRYEEALRAQGALDFGDILLYALRLLEGDQEVLKRVRRRARFIHVDEYQDTNPVQYRFTKLLAGEEANLMAVGDPDQGIYSFRAADIKNILEFTRDFPGAKVYRLEENYRSTEAILRFANALIVNNALRLEKTLRPVKPGGEPVRLYRAKDARDEARFVAEEILRLGPPFDRVAVLYRTNAQSRLLEQALASRGVPARVVGGVGFFERAEVKDLLAYARLSLNPLDAVSLKRVLNTPPRGIGPATVEKVEALAREKGLPLLEALKVAAEVLPRPAPLRHFLALMEELQELAFGPAEGFFRHLLEATDYPAYLREAYPEDHEDRLENVEELLRAAKEAEGLMEFLDKVALTARAEEPGEPSGKVALMTLHNAKGLEFPVVFVVGVEEGLLPHRSSLSTLEGLEEERRLFYVGVTRAQERLYLSHAEEREVYGRTEASRPSRFLEEVDGGLYEEYDPYRVPVKAPPAHRPKPGAFKGGEKVVHPRFGPGTVVAAMGDEVTVHFEGVGLKRLSLKYADLRPLG
- a CDS encoding disulfide oxidoreductase, translated to MNRAPLLLAFAWLVALVATLGSLYYSEVRLFLPCELCWYQRIFMYPQAVILGLALWRQDLRVWPYSLALSLIGGSLSALHLLEQKFPDLFTLACKPPVPCSVEYIPQFPIPLQALIAFALIALSMGLLAREARQRG